TTAATGCCTTATCTTTCATGCTACATTGAATACCACTAGAGGCTTGAACAACTAACCAAGGTGTCGGGTAGCAGAAGAGATGTTGCTAGTTAGGAACCAAGAATGTGTATTTCCATCTTATTTGCCTTAtacttgttaatattttgcaaacAATCAAGCTTATCGAGCAAGACTCTAAACACACAATTTTGTTAATGTTTGCCAGTAAAACATTGATACAATAGTAGTAATAACAGGAAATTCCATAAATGtgttatttataaaataaaatggaaaattttaaaattttattcAGTCTTTGTAAGTGAAATAAATTTTAATGTAAGCTTTATCTTTGCTCAGTTTTAAGTCTTCCTACTCATTAACTGGGCTTGTATTATGTGGGCACTATGTTGAAGGGGAAATTCCTAGGGATATTGTGGAAGGAGGGAGAGTAAAGCATCTATTTTATACCATATAATACTATACAGTACTGTGTTTATAAATACTGTAATACTGTATATTGGTTTTCTTCAGATGTGTACTCACCCAGGGCTGCGGTCATACATTAGCGAGTGTGTGGGCTCAATTCGTCCTGTTCTGGAGAAGGGTGAGGTAGAAAAAGTTGTTGTGGCAGTGCTATCAACAGAGGGAGTCCCTGTTGAGAAATTTGTGTTTGAAATTGTGCAGCAGCCAACTAAACCTCATGATATCAAGTATGTTTAAGTATTCATGTTtcgtttagacattttaaaatgtaaaatttggttgtaattaaattttgtgaGAATTTCTACATTGTTTTTCCTGCATTAAGTATATAACAAATTAGGCTTTGAATGAATATGGAAAGCTCTTCCTGAGCAAGATGCTCAGATGCTCCCTGGACCAAGATCCTTTGTGGTCCCATTAGACATGATCATACCAGCTTGGGTGACATTTTGTACCTGCTTAACTGGAATATTTTCAAATATCCTTGTCGGATCATACTGGTGATAGGGAGGTTCTAGAGAAAAGTTAAATCCAGTCAAGGGTGCTTTCAAGATGACCAGCCGAACACTTGAAACGTGAAATAAGAAAGACAAGTTACTTCTGTCTGTTGAGAAGCCAGAAGATATGAGTGCAAGGTAGCAATAAGACAGAGGGCATGATGAGCTCGAGCAAAGGACCAAATTGGGCCGAATCAAGATAGGGTCCTCTTTGAAACAGCATACTGCATTCTTTGCTAAGAAGCTAGAGTTAGGATGGAAATGCAGAAAGATGTTTCTATGGCTGAAAGTGATAATCCAAATTTGTAAGAATATGAAGCTCACTTACCCAGACATCTAGAGACTAGGGTGAGTAAGAACAATGTCTAGAAAGTAAGATTCTTAAAGAAAGGAACAACTGAATCTAATCCAAACATAAAAAGTTTAACACACTAAGGGAGAGATCAGGTAGGTTCTAAcagaaaatgtaaaaaaaatgtaTTGTATGTGGAAAATGGCCAAACCAAGTTTAATGAAGAGATGACGGGAAATATCGAGGCTGAAGGTGGGTGAAGGGGGAAGGGTGAAGAGGCTCCGCGTGAGCCACCCAATAGGAAGCTCTTGTGTTAGATATATTCTTCATTTTCATAAAAAGCCAAGATTAGAGAGGATGTCAGTAGTAAAACAGAAATGGAACAAGACTAAGTGCAGTACACAGTTGGAGATCCCTCAAAGTCACCTTGCACTAGTGGTGAGAGGAGGCTCTTAAGACATTGGATGAAAATCTACCAGCAGCTTCCTGTAGAGATGACAGATCTCCCTCCAGAAACTCTGCATGTAATGATTGGTGGAAGGCCTTGAAGTGATCATATAAGAGTGAGGCCCAGAAGAGAAATAATGAATTGCACTCAAAGCCACAATAAGAGGAACTGAAAACCCTCTTCCCAATGAACaaaacccggtcctcgaccaggcctcctctagAGACCTAGAGGCCTTCCAGAGACTGAAACTcaaaaacctccaatcagatgcagCGAAAGGAAAACTTCCCACAGGAGATGAGGCACTTAAGCACTTGGTGTAAAATACCATAAACAAGCTAACTGTAGGAAGGGGaaaaaaggcacaaacaaaataAGACAATTTCAAGAACTTTCCCAGTGCACAGTACCTAGAGGCCAGATATACTGCAACAAAGAGAGACACACATACCCAACTGAAAGTGATCTGAGTCCAGAGTAGATTCCTGGACCCCAGTATGCAGCAGGAAACCCACATGGCATGTACTGAAGGAAGACAAGACAGAAGTATCAAAATATTGACCCCAAGAGGGACATAATGAACCAACTTTAGGCTGGAAGGACAAAACCTCTAGTGGAGAGAGGAGGAACTGAACTTGAAGccaacaatgttgtttcattgtCTTCAAAAGGCAAGACTCAAGTTTTCTAGGACCCGTAGCATGAGGAGATAGGGAATCCAAAGCCTAGGAACAGACACAGAAGCTAATTAAGTGACCCCTTTTCCCTAGTTGAGTGAACCATAAGGGTTAAACATCTTGTAAGTTTCATATCGAAAGGAGGCTGAAACAGTTGCTACCAAATGACAGTAAAGAACACCCGTCTGAAGAGTGACCTCTAACCCAACAGGGAAAATGTTGTGGGGGCAGTAAAAATTATCGTCGTCAGGGGCAAGGGATGTCTGTTGACAATATTCCAAGCAGTGCCAAGCCAATCCTCAGTGTTGGTTCATTGCAAATCAATGATGTGTGTCGGCATCAACTTGGGTGGACCTATGGTTCTGGCTAGGAGAGCAACCAAAGGACCCATTCTCAGTAAAAGACTACaattttatttaaattgtgtGTTTTTAGATATCTTAAATGCTTCAACATGTAATTTTATAATACTTGACAAGTTTGTTTTAGTTTAGCAAGTGATATGTTATAGGGGTTAGGTTGATTTATATTTCCTCTAGGTATGTGGTACCTGGTAACATTTACCCTAAATAGGAGATTTATTAAATGCTTTCACTAATCCTACAGGAAAGATCCACAGTTGTTGCGTATGGAAGAGGCCTTGAGAGCCTTTTGCCTCAAGTTGAGCATCAGTGACTCCCTCCTGCAGCCATTGCCCCCAGGCTGCTCCTTTGCCATTCATATCCACGTTCCTGAACATGTACCAGGCGCCATGAGTTCAGGGCCTGAGTATCAGGTGAGATAATGCCTTGTTGTTTTATTTGGTTGTGCTTTTAGAATGGGATCAGATTACAAACAATATGCATTCCAAAAAGGTGTTTGTAAAATTTCTTACAGGTGTAGATAGAGAAAATGTTCTCAGACCCCCAAAATCATCATATAAAACCAAAATGTTTTGATAATGATACTGTAATTCATTTTGTTGGGaacaggcagcctgtgtataattacctaagtgtagctacaggatgaaagctactctcgtggtgtgctgtcttcccagtactctttgtcgtataacgctttgaaactactgatggttttggcctccaccaccgtcacacttagcttgttccaaccgtctatcactctgtttgcaaaaggaaactttctaatattttttctggggggagcccattCGGctcccccggagctatccaggctgatatgaatgtattagacactGGCATCAGTCAAGCGAATGGAGTTTTTAGGCCTACcaaggaccatgagccagaacccggccccctcagagaggcacgaggagcaatggcctatagaaacccccatatgAGTGGAAGCATTCTATTTCAGCCATCTATCGGGTCAGGTACCCAGGAAAAGTAGGGGCCCCAAAGTAAATCTtgtctggttaaaatattgctactgaaagccgaactgttggacagaactcccccaaacgAAAAACGAGCAAATGAACATGATGTCACAACCGTCACCACCCCGCTGTCTGTACATCTCCCCAGACTCCCATGCCGGCTATCCACACCATCAGTTCTGTAGCTGATGTGAGACCTGGACGGTCGTGCAACTCTGGCTCTGCATCTTTTTCAGTGCTGTGCCTAGTGGTGTGGTCCTGTCCCAGTagtggtgtgcgagccaggagtatTTTCACctgtactcaggctgcatgcgccttagggttaccttccctaggtgccctgtaagtactgcccttatgGCTTGGGGGTTATCTTTCACAAGTTACTTGGGGGCTACCTCCGCTGAAGTCTTTTGGTGCTTGGTGATTACCCGCTCTTGGGATCAGCTGGGGTGTTTCATGCACCACTGTTTGTCTCCGGTTAGGAGGtagtttcgtcactggtagggggcGCAAGGTAGTATGTAGCTTGTTTTCACAATGATACAGCGGCCGGCTATGTTCCGCCTGTGTCGTTGTGCTATTGCAgggtttttattttgtttttgtctttcctgcctggtgggggggtctgtccCTTGGTGTTGGTACCTATTATATTGGTGGTCCTCCACTAGGTGCCTGTGAGTGTACATGTCCTGGTGGTTCAGTTTTTAGCAGTTCGTTTGGTAGTTTGGGGCACTGGTTAACAGTATCTTGCCTGGGCTTCCTTTAGCAGAGTGTCTAAGGGCCCTGGATAACCCCACTGGGGCTCAATGGTCCGATGGATGCGTCCCCTGGGTCCCATCTCGcttcgtgcgagtttgagggttgctctgtccctttgtctcagggtgacaatcaccTGTTCTGCCTCTATCATGCTGCCTGTTTGGTCGGTGACTCCTTCGACCTGGAGTTCTGCAAGTGATGTTACTTGCATGTACTCCGTTTCATCTAGTCCTCTGATTTACGAATTTGATATGGCGTCAGcttctccccgggttcggttccgagtTCCCTTGGGTACTTCAGTTCCTTCTTTCCAGAGGTGTTTGATCTCCCGCATCCCATCTCATGAGGTGCGGGAGgccattgcggcttacctcctgcgcgacCCGCATTACACCTCGATAATGGTTCCTGCTTCTTTCGAGTTCGGTTCTTCTTTTCCTTACTGAGTGTGTTACGAGGTTCCAGAATTGTCCTGGTTGGCAGACAATCCTATCCTTTCATTGGGGGTGTGGCATGCGTTCTGTTGgtcccgcacgcttgagtggcgagaAGCCTGTAAACCTGTACAGGCGAGAAGCCTGTAAACCTGTACAGTTGTACAGGTTTACCTGGGGAGCGAGTTTGAGCGCCTCAGTATGTGCTTGTTCACCCCTGCCCTTCCTCGGGATGTTGGGCTTGTACAGCTTCacttgcaggttccctccctctcAGATGCCAAGGCCAGTGGTGCCAATTTTGGAACCGGCGACGACTGGTCAGTGTGGTGATCGCTCTGCTCGTAAGTTGATTTTGCGTCAGGAGTGTCAGCCTTTTCGCAGTTCATCCCATTgacggggggttgggggggggggctcacacTTCTTGCCCATGCCtggtcccacaatttgtgggCGTTTCGGGTCATATCTGGTAGCCTGCGATGGAGTTTGGTCACTTTGACTTCGGGCCCCTCCCCTTTCGGGGAGTTTGGGGCTGGCAGGGGAGACCTGCCAGCCCCGGATgtccactctgtcccaggtccggcttctcttggagccgggcgcttggatggtgtccgtgGACCTCCGGGATGCATATTGGCATGTCTCGCTtagtccggggttcagggactactGGCTCtgtttttgttgtggggcgttagGCTTatcgcttttgttgccttccattcggcttgaatctggcaccctgCGTGTTCATACGCCTTCCCCGGGTTGTAGTGGCTCGTCTGTGTACTTTGGGTtcaggttctggcctacctcaacAACTTGCTGgtatgggctcccagccagtccacttgtctgctcgccggggatttggttcttttccagctcgccgggttcgggttcctagTGAACTGGTGAAAATCCCATCTGGTTCCTTCTCAGGTtcagtcttgactgggtcttGTGGGGGACTCTtggaccacttccttgtctctccctccataGTCTCTGCTTTGGCTGCAGTCCTGCCcttgcctgtttctggggggctcccgggtcacctggtggttgctcgagggtttgtgcgggagcctcAATTTTGCCGTAATGATCTGCCCACCAGGTCGAGTTTGGCTTCGTAGGCTGTTCTGGTTCTTTCGGGGacttcccttctgcctctctcgcaatTGGGTCAGTTTCCGGGTgccttgcgtcggctgctgcgtcgctggcttcctcttcggggtttTGGGGGTTTATTGCCTTGGGTCCTACCCGAGCCCTTGCTTGATGTGTCCACGGATGAGcaatctcttggctggggctttgtgaccagtgcttaccAGGCCGACCAAGGGTCCGTCCTTCCATCTGGCCCACAGCACGGTGCAAGAGtttgcggatcgacgattcggctgctCCCCTGTGGTTCATTGCCTGGTTTGTGGGGGTTcaatgcagtccttggctctttggggctggtcgctgagGGTGacacgtctgctgagttctcagggtatACCTCTCCTGGCTGTTCACATTCAGGGGTATTCAACATCCTGGCGGAcaacctgtctcggttcattcacctgtccacggaatggacgtttGATGCCAACTCGTTCAGTTGGGTTTGCCGGATGAACGGgctcccggaggtggacctcttctgcGTCGGCTTGGTCGTGGCGTCTCCCGATATATGGGtgccttccccgactgcgaggccgttGAGGTTGATGCCTTtaggcaggactggtcaaggtggggttacCTATACCTCTTCCTCCCGGTTCtgctgttgctccaggttctAGCTCCCTTGGAGTCTTACCAGGGCCGAGTTGTCCTTCTGACCCCTTGGTGGACGGCCCAGccatggtttcaggcgctgcttgtttGGTGTCCGAACCCATGGGTCTTCCCACAGCTCCGCCGCTTTGTTCGTTTacagccgtctccttttctggcatagattgagactgctgctttccagagggatcccttgggttgttgatgcttggttggttcggctggaggtgcatcgtgtgttgtgtccggttgtggctctccGCTGGTACCTGAGCGCCACGGCCTTGGTAGCCGGGGAcatgctttgggttgatctggtttcccttcttccctgttccagggttcgagtctcccggGTCGTCTGCTGGGTAAATTGatccagccagcctgtggtctatcctcgaGCTCATGACATTCGAAAGTTTGCTCTTTTTTCAATTGGGGAgccgcctcccaggtaagtccctcttgtttttgtcttttggtaagtagctccggggagccgacggggcttccccctaaaaacagcattgaatgtaatgaaatgccattttctgggtgagacccggagactcccggcaaccctccctccctctggttggcagtttttcacgttttctggggggagccccgtcggctccccggagctatcccaggctgatatgctaatgtcagactttggcatcagtcatgtgtatggagttcttaggcctaccggggaccacggccagaaccgggccccctcagagaggcaaggggagcaatggcctatag
This is a stretch of genomic DNA from Procambarus clarkii isolate CNS0578487 chromosome 45, FALCON_Pclarkii_2.0, whole genome shotgun sequence. It encodes these proteins:
- the PolZ2 gene encoding mitotic spindle assembly checkpoint protein MAD2B, producing MDFSVSADIVVELLEVAINLILYTREIYPQSVFQRRKKYSIPVQMCTHPGLRSYISECVGSIRPVLEKGEVEKVVVAVLSTEGVPVEKFVFEIVQQPTKPHDIKKDPQLLRMEEALRAFCLKLSISDSLLQPLPPGCSFAIHIHVPEHVPGAMSSGPEYQEFPWVEAEKEQTEVDDPHIVPLKTLRTEVCRMQLYVEESSKKQGSDK